Below is a window of Halobaculum lipolyticum DNA.
GGGCGCCGAGGGCGCCCACCGCGTGATCAACGACGGAGAGGACACCCTCCGCTACCTCGCGGTGTCGACGATGCGGGACCCGGAGGTGCTCGTCTACCCTGACTCCGACAAGGTGGGGGCGATATCGGGGGCCGCGCCGGGCGGGGACGGCGAGCGCGACGTGGACGCGTACTTCCGCCGCGGCGACGCGGTGGACTACTGGGACGGCGAGACGGAGTGACGAGCGGGTCGGACCCCCGAGTGCGGCGGCGGGTGCGGGCGACGCGGGCGACGCGGGCGGCGCGGGCGGCGCGGGCGGCGCGGCCAACGCGGCCGACGCACGCCGCCCGAAGCCCCATATCCGTCGGGCGCGTAGATCGGGTATGTCCGTCCCCCGCCTCGTGTACGACGACGACTGCGGGTTCTGCACGTTCTGCGTGTCGCACGCGCTCGAACTCGGCGAGTTCGAGGCCGTCGGCTTCTCCGATCTGGACGCCGACCTCCGCGCGCGCCTCCCCGCCGACTACGAGGACTGCATGCACCTCGTCACCGACACGGCGGTGTACTCCTGCGGCGAGGCGGTCGAGCAGGTGGCGAAGCGGACCGGCGCCGCCGGCTGGTGGCTCACCGTCGCGGCCAAGGGGCTGCCGAAGTACCCGAGCGCACGCGAGAAACTGTACCGCTGGGCCGCCGACCGCCGGGGCGTCTGGGGGACGTTCGCCCGACGGGACCGACTGCCCGAGTGAGCGACCGGCCGGGCGACCGGCCGGCCGGCTACGCGACGACCGTCCGCCGGAGCGCCGCGCGACCCGGGGCCAGGTCCCGCGGCGGCGCGCCGAGGAGATACGCCTCCAGCGCCTCGCGGATCACGGAGGTCTCCTTCGGCCCGAACTGTTCGCGTCCGTCCTCCAGCGCCGTCATCGCGTCCAGCTCCGGGTAGCCGTCGGAGTCGTCGCCCGACTCGACCGCCCGCTTCACCCTGCCGAGGAGCGCCGCGTGGACCACCCACGCCTCCTCGCGGGAGAACGCGAGCGTCCGCCACCCGCCCTCGACTGGTTCGGCCATGCTCGGCGCCTCAGACCCCACCTACTTAGCTATGTTCCCGATGCCCGCAGTAGTCGCCGACCAACCCGCACGGCGGGGGTCGAGACGGGGCGGTTACCGTCCCGCTGGCGACGACAGACGCCGCGTATCCGTCGGCTACCGTCGGACACGTCGGCGGGGGCGGCGAGCCATCCGGGGGACAGCGACCGGACGGACTGACGGAGTGACGAACGGACGACACACGGGAGCCGCCCCGTCGCCCGTGTCCGCCGTTCGGCGCTACTCGAACGCCGCGATGCCCGTCAGGTCCTCGCCGAGGATCAGCGAGTGGATGTCGTGGGTGCCCTCGTAGGTGTAGACGGTCTCCAGGTTGCTCATGTGGCGCATCGGCGAGTAGTCGGTCGTGATGCCGTTGCCGCCGAGCATCTCGCGGGCGATACGCGCCTGATCGCGGGCCATGCTGACGTTGTTTCGCTTCGCCATCGACACCTGCTGGGGACGGAGGTCGCCGCGCTCCTTCAGGTCCGCGAGACGGTACGCGAGCAGTTGCGCGAGCGTGATCTGGGTCGCCATCTCCGCGAGCTTCTCCTGTTGGATCTGGAAGCGGGCGATGGGCCCGCCGAACTGGTCGCGCTCGGTCTGGTACTCGCGGGCCGTCTCGAAGCAGTCGCGGGCGGCGCCGACGGCGCCCCACGCGATGCCGAAGCGCGCCTGCGTGAGACACGACAGCGGTCCCTTCATCCCCGACACTTCGGGGAGCACGTTCTCCTCGGGGACGCGGGCGTCGTCGAGGACGATGCCGCCCGTGACGGACGCGCGCATCGACAGTTTGTCGTCGATCTTCGGGGTCTCGACGCCGTCGCGGTCGGTCTCGACGAGGAACCCCCGAACCGGGGAACCCTCCTCGCTCGTCAGCTTCGCCCACACGACCGCCACGTCGGCGATCGGACTGTTCGTGATCCACGTCTTCTCGCCGTTGAGCACGAAGCCGTCGGCGTCCTTCTCCGCCGTCGTCTCCATCCCCGAGGGGTTCGAGCCGTGGGCCGGCTCCGTCAGCCCGAAGCAGCCGACCGCCTCCCCCTGCCCGAGGTCGGGGAGCCACGCCTCCTTCTGCGCGTCGCTGCCGAACGCGTGGATCGGGTACATGACGAGCGCGCCCTGAACGCTCGCCATCGAGCGCAGGCCGGAGTCGCACGCCTCCAACTCCTGCATGAGCAGGCCGTACGCGCGTTCGGAGACGTTGGGAGAGCCGTAGCCCTCCAAGTTCGGCGCGTAGAAGCCGAGTTCGCCCATCTCGGGGATGAGTTCGGTGGGGAACGTGCCGGCCTCGTAGTGGTCCGCGATGTCGGGAGCGACCTCCTCGGCGACGAACTCCCGGGCGGTGTCCCGGATCAACTTCTCCTCCGCCGAGAGGTCGGCCTCCAGACCGACGTAATCGAGCATGTGTCGAACACGGCGGCACGCCGACTAATGGGTATCGGGATCCTACCGGGTCGTTCGTGAATGGACGCCCGCAGGTCGCCCGTCGCGGCCGCGGCCACGCGGCCGTCCGGTTCGCACGGAAGGCTTACACCCCCCACCGAGAAATCCCCCACGACGAATGGCCGACATCCCCTCCTCCATCCCGGGGATCGGCGGGCCGTGGTCCCGCGGGGACGACGACGCCGACGACCGCGACCCCCGCGTCATCGGCGTCGACGGCGACGACGCCGACGCGGTGCTGGCCGCGCTCTCCTCGGAGACCGCCCGCGCGATCCTGTCGACCCTCCACGAGTCGCCCGGTCCCGCCAGCGACGT
It encodes the following:
- a CDS encoding thiol-disulfide oxidoreductase DCC family protein, producing the protein MSVPRLVYDDDCGFCTFCVSHALELGEFEAVGFSDLDADLRARLPADYEDCMHLVTDTAVYSCGEAVEQVAKRTGAAGWWLTVAAKGLPKYPSAREKLYRWAADRRGVWGTFARRDRLPE
- a CDS encoding acyl-CoA dehydrogenase family protein — encoded protein: MLDYVGLEADLSAEEKLIRDTAREFVAEEVAPDIADHYEAGTFPTELIPEMGELGFYAPNLEGYGSPNVSERAYGLLMQELEACDSGLRSMASVQGALVMYPIHAFGSDAQKEAWLPDLGQGEAVGCFGLTEPAHGSNPSGMETTAEKDADGFVLNGEKTWITNSPIADVAVVWAKLTSEEGSPVRGFLVETDRDGVETPKIDDKLSMRASVTGGIVLDDARVPEENVLPEVSGMKGPLSCLTQARFGIAWGAVGAARDCFETAREYQTERDQFGGPIARFQIQQEKLAEMATQITLAQLLAYRLADLKERGDLRPQQVSMAKRNNVSMARDQARIAREMLGGNGITTDYSPMRHMSNLETVYTYEGTHDIHSLILGEDLTGIAAFE